In Natator depressus isolate rNatDep1 chromosome 9, rNatDep2.hap1, whole genome shotgun sequence, a single genomic region encodes these proteins:
- the SPTSSB gene encoding serine palmitoyltransferase small subunit B, which yields MDIKHAKDYLYWLYYQYLLITCCYVLEPWERSMFHTIFITVFAMVVYTAYVFIPIHIHLAFEFFSQLFGDQRESTVAIMN from the coding sequence ATGGATATTAAGCATGCGAAGGATTATCTTTACTGGCTATACTATCAATACCTACTGATCACCTGTTGCTATGTGTTGGAGCCCTGGGAGCGATCCATGTTCCATACTATTTTTATTACCGTTTTTGCTATGGTGGTGTATACAGCTTATGTCTTTATCCCTATCCACATCCATTTGGCTTTTGAGTTCTTCTCCCAGTTATTTGGAGATCAGCGTGAAAGTACTGTTGCCATTATGAACTGA